A single region of the Lactobacillus isalae genome encodes:
- a CDS encoding calcium-translocating P-type ATPase, PMCA-type, whose translation MKEKYYAQDISQIEKELNTSLDNGLTDDEAKKRLATEGPNSLASKKKRSMFMRFIDQFKDFMIIVLIVAAILSGVVANEWTDAAIIMIVVLLNAILGVIQEARSEAAIDALKEMSTPNAHVRRGGAILEIPSTDIVPGDIVLLEAGDVVPADMRLAKTASLKVEESALTGESVPVEKDSEVLKADDVALGDRVNMAYANTNVTYGRAEGIVVGTGMKTEVGKIATMLNNADETATPLKENLNQLGKTLTIMILAICVIVFIVGMFTKQGSEPTNKLIIDMFLVAVSLAVAAIPEGLPAIVTIILALGTQTMAKHKAIVRKLPAVETLGATDIICSDKTGTLTQNQMTVEKVYYDNELHNDEETIKADNPAMMAMILANDTKIEDGGRLLGDPTETALIQYAFDQNIKVEELLKKDSRVQEVPFDSERKLMSTVNHYGDKFFVAVKGAPDELLKRVTKIEINGQVAPISDSEKKTILASNKNMAEQALRVLGLAYKVVDKAYDDPTTNNVEQDLIFAGLVGMIDPERPEAKAAVAEAKSAGIRTVMITGDHQITAAAIASRLGILEESPDKDKAVITGAELDKLSDDYFNKHVQDYSVYARVSPENKVRIVKAWQANNKIVAMTGDGVNDAPSLKQADIGIGMGITGTEVSKGAADMVLADDNFATIVEAIKQGRKVFANIQKAILYLMSCNVGEVLTVFMMTMLGWDILMPVQLLWINLVTDTLPAIALGVEPVEPGIMKKKPRGRKSNFFSGGVASSIIYQGILEGILVLGAYQFGLHVGPHVGNAAMQHADALTMAFLTLGLIQLFHAFNSKFIHKSIFRAQTFENKWFNGAILISALVMAAVEIPFLTKIFDVTELDGMQWLVVIVAGLLMIIIVEIVKFFERRTARK comes from the coding sequence GTGAAAGAGAAGTACTATGCTCAAGATATTTCTCAAATTGAGAAAGAGTTGAACACATCGTTAGATAATGGTTTGACTGATGATGAGGCTAAGAAGAGATTAGCAACTGAAGGTCCGAATTCTTTAGCGTCGAAGAAAAAACGTAGTATGTTCATGCGCTTTATCGATCAATTTAAGGATTTTATGATCATTGTCTTGATTGTAGCTGCAATTTTATCAGGAGTTGTGGCAAATGAGTGGACTGATGCGGCAATCATTATGATTGTTGTCTTGCTTAATGCAATTTTAGGTGTGATTCAAGAAGCAAGATCAGAAGCTGCAATTGATGCCTTAAAAGAAATGTCGACGCCGAATGCTCATGTAAGGCGCGGTGGCGCAATTTTAGAAATTCCAAGTACTGATATTGTGCCTGGTGATATTGTTTTGCTTGAAGCTGGTGATGTGGTTCCAGCTGATATGCGTTTAGCAAAGACAGCGAGTTTAAAGGTTGAAGAGTCCGCATTGACTGGAGAATCTGTCCCAGTTGAAAAAGATAGCGAGGTCTTAAAAGCTGATGATGTGGCATTAGGTGACAGAGTTAATATGGCGTATGCCAATACTAATGTTACTTATGGACGAGCAGAAGGTATCGTAGTTGGAACTGGAATGAAGACTGAAGTCGGTAAAATTGCGACAATGTTAAACAATGCCGATGAAACAGCTACTCCATTAAAGGAAAACTTAAATCAGCTTGGTAAGACTTTGACAATCATGATTTTAGCAATTTGTGTGATTGTCTTTATCGTGGGGATGTTTACCAAGCAAGGAAGCGAGCCAACTAACAAGCTAATTATTGATATGTTTTTAGTTGCTGTTTCTTTAGCCGTAGCTGCAATTCCAGAAGGCTTGCCAGCAATTGTAACAATCATTTTAGCTCTTGGTACGCAAACAATGGCTAAGCACAAGGCAATTGTTAGAAAGTTGCCAGCTGTTGAAACTCTAGGTGCAACGGACATTATTTGTTCTGATAAAACTGGTACTTTAACGCAAAATCAAATGACTGTTGAAAAAGTTTATTATGATAATGAACTTCACAATGATGAAGAGACAATTAAAGCAGATAATCCAGCTATGATGGCCATGATTTTGGCTAATGATACTAAGATTGAAGATGGCGGAAGACTATTAGGAGATCCAACTGAAACAGCTTTAATTCAATATGCTTTTGATCAAAACATTAAAGTTGAAGAGTTACTCAAGAAAGATAGCCGTGTTCAAGAAGTTCCTTTTGATTCAGAAAGAAAGTTAATGTCGACAGTTAACCATTATGGCGATAAATTCTTTGTTGCTGTAAAGGGTGCACCTGATGAACTATTGAAACGCGTAACTAAGATTGAAATTAATGGGCAAGTTGCGCCAATTTCCGATAGTGAAAAAAAAACTATCTTAGCTTCAAACAAGAATATGGCTGAACAAGCTTTGCGTGTTTTGGGACTTGCTTACAAGGTTGTAGATAAGGCATACGATGATCCAACCACGAATAATGTTGAGCAAGATTTGATTTTTGCCGGTTTAGTCGGAATGATTGACCCAGAAAGACCTGAAGCTAAAGCTGCTGTTGCAGAAGCCAAGAGTGCTGGAATCAGAACAGTCATGATTACTGGTGACCATCAAATTACTGCTGCTGCGATTGCTTCTCGTTTAGGTATTTTAGAAGAAAGTCCAGACAAGGATAAAGCCGTAATTACAGGCGCTGAACTTGATAAGTTGTCGGATGACTACTTTAACAAGCACGTTCAGGACTATAGCGTTTATGCACGTGTATCGCCTGAAAACAAGGTTAGAATTGTTAAAGCATGGCAAGCAAATAATAAGATTGTTGCTATGACTGGTGACGGTGTAAATGACGCTCCTAGTTTAAAGCAAGCTGATATTGGTATTGGTATGGGGATTACTGGTACTGAAGTATCAAAAGGTGCTGCTGATATGGTGTTAGCTGATGATAACTTTGCGACAATAGTTGAGGCAATCAAGCAGGGCCGTAAGGTATTTGCCAATATTCAAAAGGCAATTCTTTATCTGATGAGTTGTAACGTTGGTGAAGTCTTAACAGTCTTCATGATGACCATGCTTGGCTGGGATATCTTAATGCCAGTGCAATTGTTGTGGATTAACTTAGTTACTGATACATTACCAGCAATTGCCTTAGGTGTTGAACCAGTTGAACCAGGAATTATGAAGAAGAAGCCACGTGGTAGAAAGTCCAACTTCTTTAGTGGTGGTGTTGCAAGTTCAATTATTTATCAAGGTATTTTAGAAGGTATCTTAGTTTTAGGTGCATATCAATTTGGCTTGCATGTTGGTCCTCATGTTGGAAACGCAGCTATGCAGCATGCGGATGCCTTAACAATGGCCTTTCTTACTTTAGGATTAATTCAATTGTTTCATGCCTTTAACTCTAAATTTATTCACAAGTCAATCTTTAGAGCACAGACATTTGAAAATAAGTGGTTCAACGGAGCAATTCTTATTTCAGCCTTAGTTATGGCTGCAGTAGAAATTCCATTTTTAACTAAGATTTTTGATGTGACCGAATTAGATGGGATGCAATGGTTAGTAGTTATTGTTGCAGGACTTTTAATGATTATCATTGTTGAAATTGTTAAGTTCTTTGAAAGACGCACTGCTAGAAAATAA